The following are encoded together in the Tripterygium wilfordii isolate XIE 37 chromosome 3, ASM1340144v1, whole genome shotgun sequence genome:
- the LOC119989736 gene encoding protein TRANSPARENT TESTA 16 isoform X1 — MGRGKIEIKKIENQTTRQVTFSKRRGGLLKKTHELSVLCDAQIGLIIFSATGKLCQYCSDSSRMEDIIERYQKVTGARIPEHDDREQIQHELTVLRKETKRLQLSMQCYTGEDMASIPFDQLQELEQQLERSVNKVRDRKKELLQQQLDNLRRKERILEEENSNMYRWIQEHRAALDYQQAMVGEAKPVEHHHHQQQQAMLDHLSQLYGEQPSSVLQLGTNIPPQFHPYHLQLAQPNLQDSNL, encoded by the exons ATGGGGAGAGGGAAGATAGAGATCAAGAAGATTGAGAACCAGACAACAAGGCAAGTGACATTCTCAAAGAGGAGAGGAGGTCTTTTGAAGAAGACACATGAGCTTTCTGTGCTTTGTGATGCCCAAATTGGGCTTATTATCTTCTCTGCAACTGGAAAGTTGTGCCAGTACTGCAGTGACTCTTCAAG GATGGAGGATATCATAGAAAGGTACCAGAAGGTTACCGGAGCTCGAATCCCTGAACATGACGACAGG GAACAGATACAGCATGAATTGACAGTGCTGAGAAAAGAAACTAAGCGTCTTCAACTAAGTATGCAGTGTTACACTGGTGAAGACATGGCTTCTATTCCCTTTGATCAGTTGCAAGAACTTGAACAACAACTTGAACGCTCCGTTAACAAAGTCCGCGACCGCAAG AAGGAGCTATTGCAACAGCAGCTGGACAATCTTCGCAGGAAGGAGCGAATTCTGGAGGAGGAAAACAGCAACATGTACCGCTGG ATCCAGGAGCATCGGGCGGCGTTGGACTATCAGCAGGCAATGGTGGGAGAAGCGAAGCCGGTggagcatcatcatcatcagcagcaGCAGGCAATGCTTGATCATTTATCCCAGCTGTATGGAGAACAGCCAAGTAGTGTGCTTCAACTTGGAACCAATATTCCTCCTCAGTTTCATCCTTACCATCTCCAGCTTGCTCAGCCTAACCTTCAAGATTCCAATCTCTAG
- the LOC119989736 gene encoding protein TRANSPARENT TESTA 16 isoform X2, producing the protein MGRGKIEIKKIENQTTRQVTFSKRRGGLLKKTHELSVLCDAQIGLIIFSATGKLCQYCSDSSRMEDIIERYQKVTGARIPEHDDREQIQHELTVLRKETKRLQLSMQCYTGEDMASIPFDQLQELEQQLERSVNKVRDRKKELLQQQLDNLRRKERILEEENSNMYRWEHRAALDYQQAMVGEAKPVEHHHHQQQQAMLDHLSQLYGEQPSSVLQLGTNIPPQFHPYHLQLAQPNLQDSNL; encoded by the exons ATGGGGAGAGGGAAGATAGAGATCAAGAAGATTGAGAACCAGACAACAAGGCAAGTGACATTCTCAAAGAGGAGAGGAGGTCTTTTGAAGAAGACACATGAGCTTTCTGTGCTTTGTGATGCCCAAATTGGGCTTATTATCTTCTCTGCAACTGGAAAGTTGTGCCAGTACTGCAGTGACTCTTCAAG GATGGAGGATATCATAGAAAGGTACCAGAAGGTTACCGGAGCTCGAATCCCTGAACATGACGACAGG GAACAGATACAGCATGAATTGACAGTGCTGAGAAAAGAAACTAAGCGTCTTCAACTAAGTATGCAGTGTTACACTGGTGAAGACATGGCTTCTATTCCCTTTGATCAGTTGCAAGAACTTGAACAACAACTTGAACGCTCCGTTAACAAAGTCCGCGACCGCAAG AAGGAGCTATTGCAACAGCAGCTGGACAATCTTCGCAGGAAGGAGCGAATTCTGGAGGAGGAAAACAGCAACATGTACCGCTGG GAGCATCGGGCGGCGTTGGACTATCAGCAGGCAATGGTGGGAGAAGCGAAGCCGGTggagcatcatcatcatcagcagcaGCAGGCAATGCTTGATCATTTATCCCAGCTGTATGGAGAACAGCCAAGTAGTGTGCTTCAACTTGGAACCAATATTCCTCCTCAGTTTCATCCTTACCATCTCCAGCTTGCTCAGCCTAACCTTCAAGATTCCAATCTCTAG
- the LOC119986559 gene encoding sugar transport protein 10-like has translation MAGGAFVAHGGGRIYEGKVTLFVVITCLVAATGGLIFGYDIGVSGGVTSMPQFLTKFFPSVLDKMNDKTRHETEYCKFDSQKLTLFTSSLYLAALVASFFASVVTRAFGRKISMLFGGLVFLFGALLNGFATNIEMLIIGRLLLGIGVGFANQAVPVYLSEMAPAKIRGALNMCFQMAITIGILAAGLINYGTAKIESGNGWRISLGLAAVPALIMAIGSLCLPDTPNSILERGNAEKAKKMLQKIRGTDNVEEEFQDLLDATEAAKRVEHPWRNILQPQYRPQLVICILVPFFQQLTGINVIMFYAPVLFKTLGFGDDASLMSAVITGGVNVLATFVSIYCADRFGRRALFLEGGGQMLISQILVGVMIALKFGVNGDGELSKFDADFILFLICVYVAAFAWSWGPLGWLVPSEICPLEIRSAGQAINVSVNMLFTFIIAQVFLSMLCHMKFGLVFFFAVFVVIMTFFVAFFVPETKNVPIEEMNAVWKAHWFWSRYIPDDAVIGGNNNRKSSDA, from the exons ATGGCAGGAGGTGCATTTGTAGCTCATGGTGGGGGAAGGATCTATGAAGGCAAAGTCACCCTCTTTGTGGTGATCACTTGTCTTGTCGCTGCCACCGGAGGTCTTATCTTCGGTTATGACATTGGTGTCTCAG GAGGTGTGACATCAATGCCACAATTCTTGACCAAGTTCTTCCCTTCGGTGTTGGACAAGATGAATGACAAAACCCGTCATGAGACTGAATACTGCAAATTTGACAGTCAGAAACTTACATTGTTTACCTCTTCCCTGTACCTTGCGGCACTGGTGGCTTCCTTCTTTGCTTCTGTGGTAACCAGAGCCTTTGGCCGTAAAATCTCCATGTTGTTTGGAGGTCTTGTCTTCCTCTTTGGTGCTCTTCTGAATGGATTTGCCACCAACATTGAGATGCTAATTATTGGCCGTTTGTTGCTTGGTATTGGTGTTGGATTTGCTAATCAG GCCGTTCCGGTCTATCTCTCCGAGATGGCACCAGCCAAGATTCGTGGAGCTCTCAACATGTGTTTCCAAATGGCCATCACAATTGGCATCCTAGCAGCAGGTCTGATCAATTATGGAACAGCCAAAATCGAAAGCGGAAATGGTTGGAGGATTTCTCTAGGTCTTGCAGCCGTTCCAGCCCTGATTATGGCCATTGGGTCTCTCTGCCTACCAGACACACCCAATTCCATTCTTGAGAGAGGCAATGCTGAGAAGGCAAAGAAAATGCTTCAGAAGATCCGCGGCACTGACAATGTTGAAGAGGAGTTTCAAGACCTTCTTGATGCAACTGAAGCCgcaaagagagttgaacatcCATGGAGAAACATATTGCAACCGCAATACAGACCTCAACTAGTCATTTGCATCCTTGTTCCGTTCTTCCAACAGCTCACTGGAATCAATGTCATCATGTTCTACGCTCCGGTCCTTTTCAAAACTTTAGGCTTTGGTGATGATGCTTCACTCATGTCTGCAGTTATAACCGGTGGTGTTAATGTCCTTGCCACCTTTGTTTCCATCTACTGCGCAGACAGGTTCGGGCGCAGGGCTTTGTTCCTTGAAGGTGGCGGCCAAATGCTTATCAGCCAG ATCTTAGTAGGAGTCATGATAGCACTGAAATTTGGTGTCAATGGTGATGGAGAACTGTCCAAGTTTGATGCGGATTTCATCCTCTTCTTGATCTGTGTTTACGTAGCAGCATTTGCGTGGTCGTGGGGACCTTTGGGTTGGTTGGTGCCCAGTGAAATTTGCCCTTTGGAAATCCGATCAGCAGGCCAAGCCATCAATGTCTCCGTGAACATGCTCTTCACCTTCATCATTGCTCAAGTCTTCCTGTCCATGCTTTGCCACATGAAATTCGGTCTCGTCTTTTTCTTTGCTGTCTTTGTGGTTATAATGACCTTCTTCGTAGCCTTCTTCGTGCCGGAGACGAAGAACGTACCCATTGAAGAGATGAATGCAGTGTGGAAGGCACACTGGTTCTGGAGCAGGTACATCCCAGATGATGCTGTCATTGGCGGCAACAATAACAGGAAATCATCTGATGCTTGA
- the LOC119986549 gene encoding thioredoxin X, chloroplastic — MAAPSCRDSPSSLPSFQLLQIPQSVSPKLVAMDTLLSSSTAFLSPTLRPVCAVTDSNRSHTIPAVSSLPWSTKLLFTSHSKRNLKLRSRGYSAAHKSAITCGITEITQSQFARTVLESERPVLVEFVATWCGPCRLIAPAIEWVAQEYGDRLTVVKIDHDANPQLIEEYKVYGLPALILFKNGQEVPESRREGAITKVKLKEYLDGLLGSKSVA, encoded by the exons ATGGCCGCTCCTTCCTGTCGAGATTCTCCATCATCACTTCCAAGTTTCCAACTGCTCCAAATCCCACAATCTGTATCCCCCAAACTCGTAGCCATGGATACGCTCCTCTCTAGTTCAACAGCTTTCTTGAGCCCAACACTTCGTCCTGTTTGTGCAGTTACAGATTCCAATAGATCACACACCATTCCCGCCGTTTCCTCATTACCGTGGTCGACGAAGCTCCTCTTTACTTCTCATTCTAAAAGAAACCTGAAGCTGCGTTCTCGAGGTTACTCTGCAGCTCATAAATCCGCGATAACGTGTGGGATTACGGAGATCACTCAAAGCCAGTTCGCCAGAACCGTCTTGGAGTCTGAACGCCCGGTTCTAGTTGAGTTCGTGGCCACTTGGTGCGGGCCTTGCCGGTTAATTGCTCCTGCTATTGAATGGGTCGCTCAG GAATATGGAGACAGATTAACGGTTGTTAAGATTGATCATGATGCAAATCCGCAACTAATTGAAGAATACAAAGTCTATGGATTACCAGCCTTGATTCTTTTCAAGAATGGACAAGAAGTTCCTGAAAGCAGGAGGGAAGGTGCAATAACCAAGGTGAAGCTTAAAGAGTACCTTGATGGTCTCCTGGGATCAAAATCAGTGGCGTAG
- the LOC119995163 gene encoding E3 ubiquitin-protein ligase RING1 — MSFTGTTLSAGGGGKPFFCYQCNRTVTVTVSPADDPFCPLCNGGFLEEYENPNPSPTTDSNPARHLNPFADPFFSSSDPFASFLPLLFPSSPSDLQNPTFIGTASRSRSGSVDHAEFDPFAFLQNHLQHLRSGGAQIQFVIENNPSDSGFRLPSNIGDYFVGPGLEQLIQQLAENDPNRYGTPPASKSAIDTLPTVKVTHEFLNTEMNQCAVCMDEFDLGAEAKQMPCKHLYHKDCILPWLELHNSCPVCRHELPTDDPDYERRRVGGNQGSSGSDGPGGEAQSENQAAERRFRISLPWPFGGHGSTSDGGAGS; from the coding sequence ATGTCATTCACCGGAACCACGCTCTCCGCCGGCGGAGGCGGCAAGCCCTTCTTCTGCTACCAATGCAACCGCACTGTCACCGTTACGGTCTCGCCCGCTGATGACCCCTTCTGTCCTCTTTGCAACGGAGGCTTCCTGGAGGAATACGAAAACCCTAACCCCAGCCCCACCACCGATTCAAACCCGGCACGGCACCTGAATCCTTTTGCCGACCCATTTTTCTCCTCATCGGATCCCTTCGCCTCCTTTCTCCCCCTCCTGTTTCCTTCCTCTCCCAGCGATCTCCAAAATCCTACTTTCATTGGAACAGCATCCAGGTCCCGATCCGGCTCCGTTGACCATGCGGAGTTCGACCCGTTCGCCTTTCTCCAGAACCATCTACAGCACCTCAGGTCAGGTGGGGCTCAAATTCAGTTCGTGATCGAGAACAACCCATCGGATTCAGGGTTTCGTCTGCCATCCAATATCGGGGATTATTTCGTCGGGCCCGGTCTTGAACAGCTGATTCAGCAACTTGCCGAGAACGATCCGAATCGATATGGGACTCCGCCTGCGTCTAAATCGGCGATTGATACGCTGCCGACTGTCAAGGTGACCCATGAATTCTTGAATACTGAAATGAACCAGTGTGCAGTTTGCATGGATGAGTTCGACCTAGGTGCTGAGGCCAAGCAGATGCCGTGCAAGCATTTGTACCACAAGGATTGTATCTTGCCGTGGCTCGAATTGCATAATTCGTGCCCTGTCTGTCGGCACGAGTTACCCACTGATGATCCGGACTATGAGAGGAGGAGGGTCGGTGGCAACCAAGGGAGCTCTGGAAGTGATGGTCCTGGTGGGGAGGCGCAGAGTGAGAATCAAGCAGCAGAGAGGCGGTTTCGGATATCTTTGCCATGGCCGTTTGGGGGACATGGGTCAACCAGTGATGGTGGGGCGGGGAGCTAG